The Pan troglodytes isolate AG18354 chromosome 6, NHGRI_mPanTro3-v2.0_pri, whole genome shotgun sequence genomic sequence TTGGAGTATCTGGTACTAGCTAAGAAATAGTTCTATAATTGAGTTTTGTACTCATCATATATGGATCATTCCTCATCTATAATGTGCCCCAAATGCAGCTTCATTTTCCAGATACCTTGATGCAGGATAAAGTTTTTCATCATTTAGgtgccaaaaaaaagaaaagaaaattattcaaaagctcaggcaatctataagaaatcttttctttgcctcttagtatcaagaaattaaaaagaaagaagaaaaagaagtgggTAGGAGGAaaccatttaattattttaacaggtAAGATAATaacattgatttttctctgttacATAAGAACTTTTCATGCTTCATCCATGCCAGGTACATAATTTTTAACCAACTAAAACACATTACAAGtaaagaaaaagctaaaaacataaaaaacatgtACATAACTCTTTAAAGGGTAGGGAACATGCCCTGTTCATAAACATTGCTTAATCCAGCATTCCAATATCAGTGAGGCATCAGCATCCACCCAGCTATAAAAGCCAAGATCAGAAAGTCATCCAGCACTTCTCGACACCATTCCATTAGCAAGCTTTTCCTACCTCTTCTATCAAATCCATCTGACCTCCCATCTTTACTGCCTCAGTGTTCTAAGCCACCActgcttttcaaagttttcatAAACTAGCCTTCTAACTGATCTTCCAAAGAGAAGGCCAATTATTATTTCCTCTTACAAGGTCCATTTTCTACTCTGGGTAAAAATAGTCCTTAACATGTAAATCTCatcatgctgcttttttttttttggtgcaatttccctcttgttgcccaggctggagtgcgatggcgtgatcttggttcaccgcaacttctgcctcccgggttcaagtgattctcctgccacagtctcctaagtagctgggattacaagcatgcgccaccacgcctggctaattttgtatttttagtagcgatggggtttttctatgttggtcaggctggtctcaaactcccaacctcagctgatccgtctgcctcggcctctcaaagtgctgggattacaggcttaagccactgcacccagctgatcaTCATGCTGCTTTTTGGCCCAACACTTTTCACAGCCTTCCAGAGTTCTTACGAGCCTGCTCTAGTCCCTATCTTCTTCACCATTCCTGTCATTTACTTCATTCAGTGTTTTTTCCTTGTTCCAAACACACTGTACTTCTCTCACTTCCCTGGACACATCCACCTTTTCAACCTCAGGGCTTCTGTACCAGCTGTTCTCGGAAGCATTCTTTACCTCCTGTCATCCATCCCTCAGATATTAGTTAAAATGTCACTTCCACGGGATGCCTTCCTTGACCTGCATCCCAGCACATACTTAACTTTTAGCAGTTAACACAGATATAAATAACCTCTTCATGGCTGGATGAGTCTCTTTCAATGTGACATATCATCTATGAGACTAGCAACTGTCTCATCTTTataccagtctgtggcccaggggttggagacccctgATGTAGGGCAGTTGCATTTATTACCAGTGCACCTATGTTgtatagtgcctggcatacacCAGGTAGCCAATAAACAGCTATTGATCAAATGCAGGACTAATAAGGTAagacttattttttctcttaaaaaagaaaaaaatgctttagaTAAAGGCCACATGGTGTACCTGTGTCAGATGCAAATAAGACCTCAGGAGTCTGCCTgaagaaacttaaaataaaagatcCTTTCATCAAAAGGTCACTTGTTGGATGGTGTAACAAGTTAGTAATGGGTGCAGCACCTGTACCAGCTCAGTGAGATTCATGTTCCCATCACATAACAAACACGTGTCTGCCATAAGGGCTTAGAGTGtgaatttctgatgagaaataaaatggtatctagaaaaccccagagAGGGTTCCTCTCCCGGCGCATGGGGAGGCAGGCTCGGCTGGGCCCGCGGAGCTGCAGCAGTCCTTAGCgccctcctctccccactgaCATCATGCTCCAGTTCCTGCTTGGATTTACATTGGGCAACGTGGTTGGAATATATCTGGCTCAGAACTATGACATACCAAACCTGGCTAAAAaacttgaagaaattaaaaaggacttGGATGCCAAGAAGAAACATGAGACTGCCTCCAGCACTGCCTTCGGGATATGCTGATTCTACTGCTCTTGAGGGCCTCCTTTACCATGAACtaaaagcttttgtttttatctcCAGCCTCAGCGCTCCTCTTCTTTGCTAAACTCTGTTTTTTGCTACAGCACAAGCAAAATGGGACCCCAATTTGAGAACTACCCTACATTTCCAACATACTCACCTCTTCCCATACTCCCTTTCTAACTGCATGGGAGGTTCTAAGACTGGAATTATGGTGTTAGATTAGTAAACATGACTTTTAATGAGTAGTATCTTCTTTATTGTTTCCGATTTTTACTACATTTTgtcaagagaaaaattaatgagTTTTGTATAGCTGGTCAGATACAAATAATA encodes the following:
- the LOC101058488 gene encoding short transmembrane mitochondrial protein 1-like, whose amino-acid sequence is MLQFLLGFTLGNVVGIYLAQNYDIPNLAKKLEEIKKDLDAKKKHETASSTAFGIC